GTTCGGCTACGCCCATGTGCCGTGGATGAAGCCGCACCAGAAGCTGATCCATGACGAGGACCTGCCCGGCCCCGACCTGCGCTTCGCCCAGAGCGAAGCCGCGCGCCGCTTCCTGATCGCCCACGGCTGGCAGGCGATCGGCATCGACCATTTCGCCCTGCGCACCGACAGCCTGGCGCTCGCGGCGCGGAGCGGCCGGCTGAAGCGCAACTTCCAGGGCTACACCGACGATGCGGCGCCGCTGCTGATCGGCCTGGGCGCCTCGGCCATCAGCCGGTCGCCGCAGGGCTACGCCCAGAACCTGACGGTCGAGCGCGACTGGCGCGCGGCGGTGGGCAAGGGGCGGCTGTCAGTCGCGCGCGGGGTGGAGATCACGCCGCGCGACGCTTTCATTGCCGAACTGATCGAGCGGCTGATGTGCGACTTCGCCGTGGATGTGACGGCGGTCGCCGCACGGCATGGCCAAGGCCTGTGCGCGGCCAGCCGCGTGCGTGAGGCGCTGGACGTTTTCGTCGCGGACGGTCTGGTCCGCATCGATGGCGGCGCTGTGCGCGTCACCGAGGCGGGGCGGCCGTTCGTTCGGGCGGTCTGCGCCGCCTTCGACCCGCTGGTGCAGCCGACGGCCAAGCGTCACGCCCGCGTGGTTTGAGACAACGGTTTGCGCTGGATCAAGGCGAAGCTTCCTGATCCTGCGCATCACCTCTTTCGACGCCTGAACTTCATGGCCGCATTCGCGGCGCCGGGCGTCAGGATATACTGAGATGACCATCAAGACCCTGCTCCTGGCCGTCGCCGCGGCCGGACTGGCCGCGCCGGCCATGGCGCAGACGCAAGCCGACTGGACCCTGCCGCGCGCCGGCGACTGGAACGTGATCGGGCGGGTGACCGACGTGGCGCCCACCGCCGATGACGCCATCGTCACCGCCGCCGGGGCCGACAGCGGCCTGCATGTGGACGTCAGCGATAGCATCATGCCGACCCTGGGCTTCACCTACTTCCTGACAGACCACCTGGCGGTCGAGGCGATCCTGGGTACGACGCGGCACGAGATCCGCGCGCAGGGCGGCGACACAGACGTGGCGGTCCACAAGACCTGGGTGCTGCCGCCGGTCGTGACGCTGCAGTATCGTCCGCTGACGCAAGGAACGATCAGCCCCTA
The genomic region above belongs to Brevundimonas sp. PAMC22021 and contains:
- a CDS encoding OmpW family protein, with the translated sequence MTIKTLLLAVAAAGLAAPAMAQTQADWTLPRAGDWNVIGRVTDVAPTADDAIVTAAGADSGLHVDVSDSIMPTLGFTYFLTDHLAVEAILGTTRHEIRAQGGDTDVAVHKTWVLPPVVTLQYRPLTQGTISPYVGAGVNAMVFHSGDNKNGFDVDLDDGFGYALQAGADIGLKGPWSVNVDVKRVWFNTDANVNDGALRSDVHLDPWVVSVGIGRRF